DNA from Pseudomonas putida:
ATGTTTACTGTGATGGTACCGGCGTTTCTCGCACTGCTCGGCGTGCTGAGTTCGCTGAACGCCTGGCCAGGCATACGCGCTGCGTTCCGGATCATCGAGCACTGGCAACTGAAGCAAAGCCATTTGCTCCGCAGTGAGCCCATGATGGGGTTGGCCTATGACGAATCGCCGTTGTTCTGCGAAGCGGAAACCTCGCAGGCGGGGCACCGCAAATCGCTGCTGTTTTCCCTGCGCACGCCCTGGATTTTTCTCGGTTTCTGGGTCTTGTTGGGCACCTATTCGGTTTACATCCAGCTGGCGTGACCCGCGCCCTCCAAACGCCTTGAAGCCTCACCGGAGGGCGCGAAGCAGAACGCTGGGCTCAGCCAGCCAGCGCTTTGATCAATTGTTCGTTGAACGCCGGAATATCGTCCGGCTGGCGGCTGGTGATCAGGTTGCCCTCCACCACCACCTGCTCATCCACCCAATTGCCACCCGCATTGCGAATGTCGTCCTGCAATGTCTTATAGCTGGTCATCCGCTTGCCCTTGGCCAAACCGCTGGACACCAGCAGCCAGGCACCGTGACAGATGACGGCCAGCGGCTTACCAGCCGCGTCATGGCTCTTCACCAGCTTTTGCGCGCCGGGGATCAGGCGGATGGTGTCGGAATTCTGCACGCCACCAGGCAGCACCAGAGCATCATAGAGATCGAGTTGGGCACTTTCGAAGGTTGCATCAACGGCAAATTCGTCGGCAGGCTTGTCGTGATTCCAGCCACGCACCGTACCTTCCTTGTCAGCGAGGATGTCGATCTCGGCACCAGCTTTCTGCAAAGCCTCACGAGGCCCGGTGAGCTCGATCTGCTCAAAACCATCAGTCACCAGGAAGGCCACGCGTTTGCCATTCAGTTGTGCATTCATCATTGAATCTCCATTTTCGATAAGCCTGAGAGGGAAGGCCTTTGGCCAGGCGCGAAGTTCAAAGGCGACGCCTCAACGGCGTCGACGTTGGGCATGAGAGATGAGAAGTCCCGCGAGCAAACCGATGACTGCCGCACTCAGCAACAGCGGTATCTTGTCTTTAGGGGTTAGGCCGATGCCCTCCATGCTTCCTGGCCTACCTGTTGGCGTGAACAGATTCTCGGAGGAATCCAGCGCGCCGGAACTGAGGTTCAATGGTGTATCCGGATTGGATGGTGCGACGAACTCGACGTCCTCAGTCGTGGCGTGGACGTCCAATGGGTTCAGCTTCAACGCTGTGCCGTCCGTCAAGGTCAGTGTCAGGTTTTCAATGTCTCCCGCTGCGCGACCTGGAAAAACCGGTTCGCCTGCAGCATCGAGGTTGTCATAAATGAAGCGCTTGCCCTCCAGCCAGCCAACGGCTGTGAGTAACTCGGGGCCGAGGTAGTATTTTCCATCGAGGAAGAAGCCTGGAAACTGGTGAGCGCGTTCGACGTTCTCCACGGAGTAACGCTCACCCGCCTTCATGCCTGTTGTTGGATCAATCATGACCACGACCTCCGTATGCTGGTATAGCCATGGAGGTTGCCGAGGCAGTATGTGTTCCTAAGGGATGACCAATGGACTTCAGTCCAATCTGTTGGTGCGTGGCCGGTACTTGAACGCAGGGTCTGCCGTCTGACTTTTGAATTGAATTTTTAAGCGTACATCCCGCTCAGTAAAATGGGTCAAAGGGAGATATGCACGTGGCGGGGCAGCAATTATTCGTGATCGATTACACACTCCATGGCGAGAGCTGAACGTTCATTATTCGCTTGGAAAAAATGGACAACCCCGTGGCCTGGCACTGGGCCAGTTGCGATGCCGGCGTTGGCATCATCCCAAGGTTCAGTCAGCAGAAGATCAAGCTGGTCAGTCGTCCCATGGCAGAGCGCTACGGCATCGCGAACGTGAAGTGGCGACCTGCCGGCAATGGCCCTGAGTTTGTTCCACAACCTATCGATGTCGGCAAATTCTCAGGCGCTTCATAAGATGCTTGGTGCTTTGCAGCCGACCAATTTTTCAGGAGGTGTTGTGATGCAGCCGAAAACTGAAGGCTCTGAAGAGAAGGGGCCGAGCGACGTACCCTTCATCAATGATCCGGAAAAGCCCACGTCGCCACCTTTGAATGATGCTGATGCCACGGATGCAGCTGAGGCAGATGAAGACATCGAGGATGACGGCCAATCCATTTAAGCCGGAAGGAGCACACGATGGACAATTACCACCTTAGCCCGACATCGGATGGCTGGGAGCTGAAGAAAGCCGGTGCCGTACGGGCGTCCAAACGAGCTGCGACGAAGCAGGAACTGGTCATTGCCCTTACAGATTTCTTTGATAGCAAGAAAGCGTCTGTGAAGATACGCAAAGCGGACGGCACGTTCGAAGAGGAACGCACCTACCCACGCTCAGCTGACCCGCGCCGTAGCAAAGGTTGAAGACCGTAACTGCCTGTGACCTCGGCATTGAGGTTACGAATGTCGGTGGTGTTTTCAGATGGTTGCTGGCCAGCTTTCTCATGGGCAAGCGCATACGTTCTTCGGTTGCCCTGAGGGCGTATCGGATACTTGTCGACGAGCAGGGGCTAGATACGCCGCAAAAGCTTGTGCAGGCTCCCCATGCGACCCTTGTGAGTTTCCTCGGCCAGGCTGGGTATGCGCGATACGATGAATCCACTGCCCGACGATTGCATGCCCTTGGCAAGAATGTAGACGCGGAACTGGGTGGTCAACTTGAGGCGCTGCGGGAAGACCCAGGTGGTGAAAGCTTCAAGCGCTGGCTATTGAGCTTCGAGGGTATAGGCCCCAAGACATTGGAGATATTCATGTGAGAACGCCCATTCCACCTAACGATGTTCGAAGGCCATTGAACAGAAGGTGGCCTTTAGCCTCCATCGACGAGTGGACAGATGAGTGAAACACTCGATTATTCAACTATGGACTGGAGAGGGTGATGAAGCTCGACATCGAAGGTTTGTCGCTGTCAGGGAAGACAGTAGTTGTCGTGGAAGATGATCCAACGCTTCAAACCCTGCTGATGGATATCCTGATCGAGTTGGGCGCTGCCTGCGATGCGTTCGATAACGCCGAAGACGCCTTGATTCACTTGATGGGGCTCAAGAGCGACTGTTCGTTGATCGTTGTCGATCACGGTGTTCCTGGAAGTATAAAAGGCATGGAGTTCATCTCCATGGCCCACGAAAGGTGGCCTGGGCTGCCCGCCATCCTGACCTCTGGTTACCAGCTTGATCCATCGCAGGTCACCCCACCTGTCACTTACCTGTTCAAACCCTGGTCAATTGACGAGCTCGCTGAAGCTATTAACCACGCGCTCAGCTCTGCAAATGTTCCTCCAGCTCTGCCCGCATCGCCCGGCCATAACGCTCTCTAGCGCTGCAAGTTGTCTCGAGCTGCATCATCCGCCCGCTGCTCGCTAGACATTTGGTGGGGCGTCTCGCAGTGGCTGCCCATTGCCTGGTATTCCTTGCGAAGTTTATGGATTGCTCGGTTGTCGAGCGCTTCAAGATCGAGCACCGAATGCTCTGCTGATTTCGTAGCACGGATAAGCTCGTCGAGCTTGACGTGGATGATGTCGTTGTCCCGGTTCTGGGTGTTCTGGATCAGAAAAACCATCAGGAATGTGATGATGGTGGTCGACGTATTAACGATGAATTGCCAGGTGTCGTTGTAGTGAAACCAGGGCCCGGATGCAGCCTATGAGGCAATCAGTACCACGGCAATCAAGAAGGTACTCGGTTTATCGGCGTGGTTAGCGAGTAATTGGCAGAACTGGGCGAATTTCATGACGATAACTCCAATGCGACCTATCGGATTTGACAGCAGAGGAGCGCTGAAATCTTTTTTTACATTTCGCCGTGATGATGGACGAACGTAGTAAGTGCAGCGGAACGACGTCTTAAGCCAGAAAGTCAAAAAGTAGTCGAAAATTCTCCCAAGGCTTCTGCGCAGATGACCTTCATCGTCTGGTTCGCCATGCTGGGTGCAGTGCTCCTGCTGCTCTCGCTTTCATCCTCGTACCTGCGCTGGATTCCAGTTACAACGTCCGTTGTGTGCCTTGGCTTAGGTATGGCTCTGGGAACATCGGGCCTGGGTTTGCTACAGCTGGACTTGAGCACGTCGAGTGGCTGGATGGAGCACCTCACCGAAGTCGCGGTCTTGTTTTCGCTGTTCTTCAGTGGCTTGAAGTTGCGATTGCCCTGGCACAATCGCAGCTGGTTGAGCGCTTTCTATCTGGCGGGGCCGGTCATGTTGCTCTGCATTGGTGGGGTAGCGATGGTGCTGCATTACGGCCTGAGCCTGGGGTGGGGAGTATCAGTTCTGATTGGAGCTATCCTCGCACCCACAGACCCTGTGCTGGCAACCCTGGTACAGGTGGTTGATGCTCAAGACGATGATCCTGTCCGTTTCAGCCTGTCCGGTGAGGCAGGGCTTAACGATGGAGTGGCTTTTCCCTTCGTCATCCTCGGCCTGTTCCTGCAACAGGATACCGGACAAGCCTGGTTCTCTAACTGGCTCATCAAGGACATGCTGTGGGCAGTCTCTGCAGGTCTGCTGTTGGGCTACTGGATGGGGCGTGGCTTGGGCAAGTTCACGCTTTTCTTGCGTTTGCGCAACGACGACAGCACCGTGTCACCCAACGACTATCTCGCCCTTGCCCTTATCGCGCTGGCTTATGTGAGCGCCGAGACTATTCAGGCCTATGGGTTTCTCGCGGTGTTCGCTGCGGGCCTCGGTTTGCGCCAGGCGGAGGTTCACACCTCAAATAGCCCCGAGGATCCAGCTGCCGAGCATCTAGTACAGCCTGTAGTAGGACACCAGCATGTCGCGCCGGAGCTGGCCGTCAAAGGTGATGTGGAAGGGCTCGATGACTCACAGGTGGCAGCGGGGATAATGTTGGGAGACATGTTGGCATTCGGTAGCTTGATCGAGCGGGCACTGGAAGTGTTTCTTGTCACCATGCTCGGGGTAGTGCTCATTGAACATTGGGACTGGCGGGCAGTGCCGGTTGCCGGCGCTTTGTTCTTTGTCATTCGGCCCGTCAGCATTCTGCTTTTCCCGGCTCGGGAAATGCTGGATATTCGTCAGCGCGGGCTTTTGGGTTGGTTTGGCATCCGAGGTATCGGCAGCTTCTATTACTTGTTCTATACCCTCAATCATGGGCTGCTTCCCACCTTCGCCGCACAGAGCATTAGCTTGGTTTTGTCGGTGGTGGCGTTGAGCATTCTGCTACATGGATTGAGCGTTCAACCGCTGCTAGCCAAATACGAAGCATGGAAGGGGTAGGCAGTGTTCTTTGGATCAAGCTTCTACTTGTGGCGGGAGCGTTACTAATTTGTTGATCAGCGAGGCGAGATCAGAAATCTCCCAAGGTTTGGGGAGAAATGCTGTCCGAGCAGGCAGCAAACCGGTGTCGATTACTGCGTCGCCCGAAGTCAGAATCACTGGCAGGGTAGGCCATCGACGCCAAATCTCGTGTGCAAGGCCTAAACCGTCCATGCTTCCAGGCATATGGATATCGGTCATCACTAAGCTAGGGACTTCCTTATTGCAAAGGTAATGCAACGCCTCGTCAGCATTTGCGCAGCACGTCATAGCAACGGCGTAGAGTGACGAGAGGCTCTCGGCAGTTAGGTCTCTTAGGAGGTCGTCGTCTTCCACAATGAGGATGGTTTTCGGCATGTAGGGTTTGCTCGCGGGTCATATGCATTAGGGCTCTGGGCCTCAAAGCCGTTGCTCCGGGGCGATGAGTGGTGCGCTAGGCGCCGTCATGGATTAGCGGCTATGGTAGGAAAACGTTAAGCGAACCGCCTGTACCCCCTGAAAGGATTCTGGGCGTTTCCCGTTAATCCGGAAGGGAAGACTATGCAGCAGCTACCAGTGGACGAAACAATCCGAGCGGCCTTGAAGAAGACTCATGCGCGCTTGCACCGCCAACATGAGCTCGTGGTCGAGTTTGGCGTGATGTCCCTGAAGGCTGCGGACTTGGATCTGTTGCTGACCCGTGCATGTGAAGTAGTCGCTGAAGGGATGAACACTCGTTTTTCCAAGGTGCTCCAGCCAACAGAGGAAGGGGAAGGGTTTGTTCTGACCCACGGCGTTGGCTGGGATGCTTCTGACATCGGGCGAGCAACCGTGGGCGGCGATGTGGCTAGTCCCGCAGGCTATGCTTTGGCCACCTACAGGCCTGTACTCTCGAATCATTTGGGTATGGAAAATCGCTTTCGAACGCCGGAGCTGCTGAAAAAATATGGAATAGAGCGGGCCATCAATGTCCCGATACGGGGTGTGCTCAGCCCGTTTGGTGTACTGGAAGCCGACAGCAGCAACGGGGACGATTTTGTAGAGAGCGATCTGGTATTTCTGGAAGGCATCTCGAACGTCATTTCCATGGCTGTCGAAAGAATATCTGCAGGAGTGGATGTTCCAGTTCCCGACCCTTATTCCGAAACCATTCTGAACGCAAGCCCTGACTGGGTGGATATCCTGGCCCCGAGCGGCGAGATCGAGTTCATGAATGAAGCCGGGCTGACATTCCTGGATACACAACTGACCAGCGTTAAAGGTCAGCGATGGTATGACTTGTGGCCTGAGGAGTCGCGATCACTTGTTTGGGAGGCGGTAACTAAAGTTAGCGCTGGCGAAACCATGAGGTTCGAATCGTACTGCCCAATCGCTCCCGATGAACCCAAATGGTGGGATGTGACTGTGGCGCCAATCATGGGCACGGATGGCCAGGTCGAACGGATCATAGCGGTATCACGGGATATCACTGAACGGCACCAGTACGAAGCTCAGCTGCTCTCTCTCATTGAGGCGCAGAACAGCAGGCAAAATCGAAGCGACCTTTATCTCGAAGAAATCCATCATCGCGTCAAAAATAGCCTCCACCTTGTAAACACCCTGCTGTTACTTCAAGCCAATCTCACGCCAGATGCGGCTGTTAAGTTGCAGCTCGAAACTGCCGCAGGGCGAGTGGTGACCATTGCCAGTGTTCACGAGAGACTATACCAGGCCGCCGAAGACCAAGAGGTACGCGCTCGCGATTACCTGAGTGCCCTGTTGGGTGATCTGGGCAAGGCTTTGGCCGACCGACAAATTCTGTTGGAGGCTGACGACTTCGTCCTGCCACCTGAAAGAATGGCTCCCTTGGGGTTAGTGATCTCCGAGTTGATCACCAACTCCCTTAAGTACGGCAAAGGCTCCATAGACGTGATCGTCAAGCATGCCGGCGATCATGCTCAGCTCACCGTCAGGGATGAGGGCGACGGCTTTCCTGATCATTACCCTAAGCCGACAGGAACGGGGCTTGGCATGCGATTGGTCAAAAGCTATTCCGGTTACGGCAGCGCGGCAGTAGTGGTTGATCGCCAAGATAGTAAAAGCTGCATCCATGTCCGCTTTAAGCTCTAGACGCGAGAGGGGCGCACCTACGCGCTGATGGCACTTTGCCAAATGCGCATGGTCTCGTATCAAGTCGAATTGATCTCGAAAATCAACATTGAGGAGTCGGGAATGCGAACCTTGGGATGGCTTATTACTGCTTTGGGGTGTGCTGGGCTTTTCGGATCGTTAGCCATGGTGGTTGCTGTGGTTTTGGGATCACATGACCGCTTTGCTCAAATGCTCGGAATGAGCCTTGCCCTAACGGCTGCTTCATTGATGCTGATGTTAATCGGTGGGCGGCTGCGAGCGAGAGGCAAACCCTTGTTGCCTATTTTGCTATCTTCCTGAGACTGTCTCGTCCAGGCTCACAGGCTCTATAAAGTGCTTAGCTCGCCAATTAATGCTCAACCTCCATAGAAGCTGATTGCAGATAGGCGAGTCGTTCTTTAGGTAAATCAGCCAGAACCTTGGCATTGGCCATGGCCATGGCCATGGCAATGATACTGACTCGGGATGTCACCCGTTGGCTGCCCGCAGCAGCGCCTGGAGGATGGCGATGTGGGCGAAGGAGCATTCGTGACACCTACCGTGTTTACGGTTGCAGTGACGACATGACCATCATGCGCGAGGAGATCTTCGGCCTGGTCATGAGCATCCTGACCTATAAAACCGAAGATCAGGTCTTCCGCCGAGCCAATGTTAGCGAGTACGGCTTAGCTGCTGGCGTGGTTCCGAAAGACGTTGCCCGGGCACATCGTGCGATCATCAGCTTGAGGCTGGCTGGATCAATGCCTGTGGCGAGTCGCTTGCGCGATGCCGGTAGGTGGTTACAAACCGTCAGACAGTAAGTACAGGGGCACAAGCACTGTTCCACGCTCAGTGCCGTCTTCGTGGTTCCAAGGAGATATCATGCAGCATCAAAACAAAGATCAAGCAGAGCAGCTCATAGCCGAGGTACTCGTGGCTGCCTGCCTTGTCATCGAAAATGATGCATGCTCAATGAAAGATCGAAATCTCGCTCGGCGCATCCTGCCAGACGCTCAAGAGGCGCTGCGCCTCCTGCAGATCGGCGTGTACAGCCAAGCGGGGGATTTAGAATTTGTTTTGCCTACCGCTGAGGGCCATAGCCAGGCTCCGGGAGGCAAGCGCAGGTTTGTGATGAAGTAACGGGGTCGACAAGTGGTGCTAGATACAGCCAGGCTTAAATCCCATGGTGCATTCATGACTATGGGGAACTGGTGCAAGTCGGCGCTAAGAACCAATCTTTTGAGGGCCTTCAAAATTCTTGGTTATCCCGAGTTCTGCTGAAGTAATCGAAATCCCTCCTGCGTCACATCTCGTCATATTGATGAGCCATTATCCGCTCGGCGGTGCTGTTGCTTCCGCTTCGCTGCGCTATGGTACAGACACCCCATATATAAGACTAAAGTCGCAGGAGGGCGGCATGCGGATTCGCGGTGACATTTTCTGGAAATGGGCAGATCCAACGCTTCATCATCGCACTCATGATGAGACGCTGGATGATGGCACGACGATGGATATCCAAGTGCGCCTGTCGCGCACAGGCAACACCCAGATGTTCATAGGCGTGTATGCCGGCACCGGCATGGCACTTCATGAGGAAGCCTTTGATACGCGCCCTGGAGAGTCCATGACGCGTGCCTTAGCGTGGGGTGTAGGACGCGCCAGGTGTCTTGCCACCGAGCGTCATCAGCCTAATCAGCGGTTTGCTTGACCAGACTGCTGGAAGCATTGGGTAGCATTAACTGTCAGCAATCCAAGGCTTGATGAGTCCAGGCGGCGTAAGCCGCTGTGAGAGACTGAGGAAGGTGAGGTAAATCGGGTTTCAATCCGCCCGACTGCTTCACCCAATCAGTCAGACAGGCGATGACCAGAGTGCTAATGACAGGGCAGGGCCCAACCTGGCGCTCCAGTTCGGCTAACTGATCAGCCATTGTCCTAACTGGTCTGGCACCTCAATCGATGGCTCGAATCAGCATTCCGCTGGGCCGTTATTACATAGGCTTCCCACGCTAGCCACCCCTGGCAGTCCATAGATCGCTATGAACAATTGCATGCCCCAGTACAGGGATGCCGAATCTGCATATCGAGCCTGGCCCCATCATGTAGCTCCTCTAGGTGGGAATGGTGTAGGCAGGGCGGCTCTAGATGCACTGGGATTGAGGTAAAGCTGATACAACGGAGCTGGCTCTTTCCTCAACGTTGAGAGCTCAGGGCATACTCGGCATTGGTGCGTTTGATCTTTCCGCACCCAGGCGTAATTCTGCGATATCGCGTTTTGGCGGCGTACCGAACTGGCGCCCGTATTCGCGGCTGAACTGCGAGGGGCTTTCATAGCCGACCTTGAAGGCAGCGGTGGCAGCATCCAGATGCTCGTTGAGCATCAACCGTTTCGCCTCGTTCAACCTTAGCCATTTCTGGTACTGCAGCGGACTCATGGCGGTGAGCTGACGGAAATGCTGATGAAAGGTCGAGAGCCCCATCTGTACCCGAGAGGCCAGCTCGTCCACGCGCAGAGGTGCGGCGTAGTTCAGCTTCATCCAGTCGATAGCCTTGGCAATTCGATGACCTTTGCTGCCCACCGAGGCGATATGGCGCAGCAAGGGAGCCTGGTCACTCAACAGCAACCGATAATGGATCTCTCGCTGAATCAGCGGCCAGAGCACGGGTATCGCATCCGGCTCCTCAAGCAGATGGATGAGACGGGCGAAGCTCTCGAACAATTTCGGGCTCAGCTTGCCCACGCCGGCGCTGGTGTGGAAGGCCTGGCCATTCAGGGGAAGGCGGCCATCCTGGGCGATCAGCTCCGCCAGTGTGCGCAGGTCTAGCTTGAACACCAAGCCGAGACAGGGCGCTGCATCGCTGGCCATGGTCACCGCTGAGTGGGCAGGGATGTTCAGCGAAGTGACCAGGAAGCGAGTCGTATCGTAGGGGAAAACGTCGCTGCCGATGACCATTTCCTTAGCGCCCTGTACGACCAGCACGATGCTCGGCTCGATAATGCAGGTGATCGGTGGGGCTGGGGCGTTACGCCGGTAGACGCTCAGGTCTGCAACGCTCGTCGCGAAGTCGCCAGCAGTTGGCGCGAGGGCGCCGATGACCCTGCATAGGTTGGCCAGTGGGTTCGTGCTTGAAGGGGGGGGGTGCGCTAATGGCCATCGCGAGGGTTCCGATCACGTATGGCAAAACACTACTTCCAGGTCAGTTCAGTTGTCCATGCCCAGTGAGCAGGGGCTGGACAATCAGGCAAGAAAAATACCCGTTTGCTCTACTGATTGATCGGTTTACGCGAGGAAGATGGGTGGCAGACGAGGGGGCGGGACTGTTCAGCAGCGACGGCCTCTCGTGCCACTTCCATTTCGAGCAGACAGGAAGCCATGCATGAAGTCCTTGTTCGTTGCGTTTGCCTTGATGGCCAGTTCACTTACTGCGGGAGCCGCCGACATGTCCCATGGGGCCAACAATTTCTACAAGAGTGAACAGGTTTCACTCGAACGGGTTTCCTTCAAGAACCAGTTTCAGATGAATACGGTGGGTAACCTGTTTACCCCCAAGAACCTGAGCCGCGATACCCGTTACCCCGCCATCATCATCGGTCACCCGATGGGGGCCGTGAAGGAACAGAGCGCGAATCTTTACGCCCAGAAGCTGGCAGAGCAGGGCTTCGTCACCTTGGCCATTGATCTGTCGTTCTGGGGCGAGAGCGATGGGCGTCCGCGTAACCTGGTATCGCCGGACATTTATGCCGAAGATTTCAGTGCGGCGGTCGACTATCTTAGCGCCCAGGGTTTCGTTGATCGCAACCGTATTGGCGTGCTGGGTATCTGCGGCAGCGGCAGTTTTGCCATCAGTGCGGCGAAGATCGACCCACGCATGAAAGCGATTGCCACGGTCAGCATGTACGACATGGGCGCGGCCAATCGCAACGGCCTCAAACATAGCGTCTCTGTCGAGCAGCGCAAGAAGCTTATCGCCGAAGCAACAGCCCGGCGTGATGTCGAATTTGCGGGTGGGGATATCAAGTACACCAGTGGGACGGTCGACCAACTGACCGAGAACTCCAACGCTATCGAACGGGAATTCTACGACTTCTACCGCACACCACGGGGTGAGTTCACCCCCGAAGGGCTATCGCCACTTCTGACGACGCATCCTACTCTGACCAGCAATGTCAGGTTCATGAACTTCTATCCGTTCAATGACATCGAGACGATCTCGCCACGCCCTATGCTGTTCATTGCGGGGGAAAACGCTCATTCCCGTGAATTCAGCGAAGAGGCCTATCGCCTTGCCGGTGAACCCAAGGAGCTTGTGATCGTACCGGGTGCTGGCCATGTCGATCTCTACGACCGTGTTGGCTTGATCCCTTTCAGCAAGCTGGCCTCGTTCTTCCACGAAAACCTCAAGTAACTACTGCAGTCACCAGGCCCAGCTCTTCTCGCTGGGCCTCGGCAGCCGTGTCTTTTGAAATTGGTACATCGAGAACCGCCATGAGCAGCCCAGCAATACCCCTTCAACACTCACACCGTCAGGTCTGGAGCGCTGTCCTGGCGATGGCGCTCTGCGCCTTCGCTTTAGTGGCCTCAGAGTTTCTGCCGGTGAGTTTGCTCACGCCGATTGCATCGGACTTGTCATTGACGGAAGGCCAAGCCGGGCAGGCCATTTCCATCTCGGGTTTCTTTGCTGTCATTACCAGCCTGTGGCTGGCCAGCGTGACCCAGGGGATCGACCGCAAGCCTGTGCTGCTGGCCACAACGGCGCTCATGCTGGTATCCGGTGGGATGGTGGCGTTTGCTCCGAACTACCTGACGTTGATGGTAGGGCGAGCCATACTTGGAATCGCCATTGGCGGATACTGGTCGATGTCCACCGCAGTGGTGATGCGCATTGCGCCCGAGGCGCTCGTTCCGAAGGCGATTGCTGTGATGCAGGGCGGTACCGCGTTAGCTACGGCAATCGCAGCGCCGGTTGGAAGCTACCTAGGCGGCACCATTGGCTGGAGAGGGGCATTCTTTTGCGTGGTGCCTTTGGCTGCACTAGCGTTGATCTGGCAAACTTTTACTCTGCCGGCAATGCCGAATGAGCGGACTCAAGTATCGGCCACCGGCTCATTACGCTTGCTTGGGGACAGCAAGGTCGCCCTCGGCATGGCCGCAGTTGCGTTTCTCTTCATGGGGCAGTTCACACTCTTCACGTATCTGCGGCCTTTCCTGGAGACGGTCACGCATGTCGATGTGCCTACGCTTTCGCTCTTGCTCTTGATCATCGGTGCCGCAGGATTGGTAGGCACCATGTTAGCCGGCTCTCTCGTTAGTCATAGTCTGAACAAGGTTTTGGTGGGAATACCTTTGAGCATGACCGCCATCGCGTTCGCCGTTATCGCGATTGGTAGCTGGGTCGTTCCAGTCGCCGCAGTGCTGGGCCTATGGGGTCTGGTCGCGACTTGTGCGCCTGTGGGCTGGTTCACTTGGTTGGCCAGAGCACTGCCGCACAATGCCGAAGCCGGAGGTGGATTGATGGTCGCGGTGATTCAATTGGCAATCACTGTTGGTGCGACGGTAGGCGGGGTGCTTTACGACAGGATGGGGTATCAGGCTACCTTCATTGCCAGTGGCGTGTTCTTGCTCATCGCAACCGCTCTGAGTGTGATGACAAGTCGAAGATAGCCTGTAGTTGCCAGCGGCAGTCGGTTTAATCTATCCGTCGCAACCAGCATTGATTTCCTAAACTTTTGAAGCCGCTGCTGTGCTTTTTGCCCCAGTGGCTGGCACAGTCTTCATGCTGTCATCAGCTCATTTTGATGACCCGTGCCTTGGCCTGGACGGGAGGCCGTGTAAGATGCCGCTCAACCGAGCGTGGGCAGCCAAGGCAGCGGCTTGCTGCAGTGTTTTGCAGGACGCCGTGGGTAGCAATTAACTTTCAGCGATCCACGGCTTGATGAGCCCAGGCGGCGTAAGCCGCTTTGAGAGACTGAGGCAGGTGTCGTAAATCGGGTTTCAATCCGCCCGACTGCTTCAGCCACTCAGTCAGCCAGGCGATGACCAGAGTGCGAGTGACAGGGCTAGGCCCAACTTGGCGCTCCAGTTCGGCAGCTACATGATCTAGGAACGCGATCTTAGCGTCCAACTGGGCCAGCTGATCAACCATTGTCTTGTCCTCCTACCCCATGTGCTGCTTTGGCTCCAAGGTGTATAGAGCCAGCGCACGACCCCGGCCAGCACCCCACGCCATGGCTCGAATTACCGATTCACCAGGGCGCT
Protein-coding regions in this window:
- a CDS encoding type 1 glutamine amidotransferase domain-containing protein translates to MNAQLNGKRVAFLVTDGFEQIELTGPREALQKAGAEIDILADKEGTVRGWNHDKPADEFAVDATFESAQLDLYDALVLPGGVQNSDTIRLIPGAQKLVKSHDAAGKPLAVICHGAWLLVSSGLAKGKRMTSYKTLQDDIRNAGGNWVDEQVVVEGNLITSRQPDDIPAFNEQLIKALAG
- a CDS encoding DUF2188 domain-containing protein; the protein is MDNYHLSPTSDGWELKKAGAVRASKRAATKQELVIALTDFFDSKKASVKIRKADGTFEEERTYPRSADPRRSKG
- a CDS encoding DUF6555 family protein, with protein sequence MIRLEKMDNPVAWHWASCDAGVGIIPRFSQQKIKLVSRPMAERYGIANVKWRPAGNGPEFVPQPIDVGKFSGAS
- a CDS encoding cation:proton antiporter — encoded protein: MTFIVWFAMLGAVLLLLSLSSSYLRWIPVTTSVVCLGLGMALGTSGLGLLQLDLSTSSGWMEHLTEVAVLFSLFFSGLKLRLPWHNRSWLSAFYLAGPVMLLCIGGVAMVLHYGLSLGWGVSVLIGAILAPTDPVLATLVQVVDAQDDDPVRFSLSGEAGLNDGVAFPFVILGLFLQQDTGQAWFSNWLIKDMLWAVSAGLLLGYWMGRGLGKFTLFLRLRNDDSTVSPNDYLALALIALAYVSAETIQAYGFLAVFAAGLGLRQAEVHTSNSPEDPAAEHLVQPVVGHQHVAPELAVKGDVEGLDDSQVAAGIMLGDMLAFGSLIERALEVFLVTMLGVVLIEHWDWRAVPVAGALFFVIRPVSILLFPAREMLDIRQRGLLGWFGIRGIGSFYYLFYTLNHGLLPTFAAQSISLVLSVVALSILLHGLSVQPLLAKYEAWKG
- a CDS encoding sensor histidine kinase is translated as MQQLPVDETIRAALKKTHARLHRQHELVVEFGVMSLKAADLDLLLTRACEVVAEGMNTRFSKVLQPTEEGEGFVLTHGVGWDASDIGRATVGGDVASPAGYALATYRPVLSNHLGMENRFRTPELLKKYGIERAINVPIRGVLSPFGVLEADSSNGDDFVESDLVFLEGISNVISMAVERISAGVDVPVPDPYSETILNASPDWVDILAPSGEIEFMNEAGLTFLDTQLTSVKGQRWYDLWPEESRSLVWEAVTKVSAGETMRFESYCPIAPDEPKWWDVTVAPIMGTDGQVERIIAVSRDITERHQYEAQLLSLIEAQNSRQNRSDLYLEEIHHRVKNSLHLVNTLLLLQANLTPDAAVKLQLETAAGRVVTIASVHERLYQAAEDQEVRARDYLSALLGDLGKALADRQILLEADDFVLPPERMAPLGLVISELITNSLKYGKGSIDVIVKHAGDHAQLTVRDEGDGFPDHYPKPTGTGLGMRLVKSYSGYGSAAVVVDRQDSKSCIHVRFKL
- a CDS encoding response regulator, whose protein sequence is MKLDIEGLSLSGKTVVVVEDDPTLQTLLMDILIELGAACDAFDNAEDALIHLMGLKSDCSLIVVDHGVPGSIKGMEFISMAHERWPGLPAILTSGYQLDPSQVTPPVTYLFKPWSIDELAEAINHALSSANVPPALPASPGHNAL
- a CDS encoding DNA methylase, translating into MKTVTACDLGIEVTNVGGVFRWLLASFLMGKRIRSSVALRAYRILVDEQGLDTPQKLVQAPHATLVSFLGQAGYARYDESTARRLHALGKNVDAELGGQLEALREDPGGESFKRWLLSFEGIGPKTLEIFM
- a CDS encoding response regulator, which encodes MPKTILIVEDDDLLRDLTAESLSSLYAVAMTCCANADEALHYLCNKEVPSLVMTDIHMPGSMDGLGLAHEIWRRWPTLPVILTSGDAVIDTGLLPARTAFLPKPWEISDLASLINKLVTLPPQVEA